The following coding sequences are from one Anguilla rostrata isolate EN2019 chromosome 16, ASM1855537v3, whole genome shotgun sequence window:
- the LOC135242091 gene encoding uncharacterized protein LOC135242091 produces MSSCTLLLLLVSCSGALASHFYGGTLTFTPKGRNPDGSFRVDIRYKQTYESCYLWNEWYCHSGDCGYDSRFEVAEVDSGTSGVSYYGGRWCTIEALMTKNIRSNQPFEMGKTGCCWIFNSLSYSASWALLTHVDLGIRSDTREPNRSPVTAVLPFIRIPQNCPRRLKLLAHDPDKDQVRCRYGTTQNECFYCHHHTGFYLDENSCTLTYQYNSIQNAHAFEIVLEDFPRQQITLSYTDGTLSRKSPLVTGQKQWYQAPTTTDAPTTTAVATTQSWWNRLISTPAPYWGSQLYSTPSPWWWNQPNTSPAPYWWNQPGTTATTSATSTTAQWQQSTTTTPFPTTPLHAPSTNPLSKIPLHFAIQVDPAVHSCTEGELLPRFLPPTPRNGEFRNASVNQELEIRLKATATQSWVNNFIISGPLNITKYNTIDGADGESLIRWTPTENDLGDHVPICFIAESQSGSSIFHSEMRCIIVTVGHTYGKANVICNENTMTVELEKSSIIGLHEDHLRLNDASCTPISNSTHVIATMSLSSCGTILEEDVDNLIFKNEITSYDKLDGVITRKHQVEIGFSCTYPKKGNVSLEFRAHKIPFVFTEKGFGKFTYQFEFFHSNLFDHMVDPSTYPVEVSLREMLYMEIKATSSFANTELFVESCRATPVDDPNYHIFYDIFENGCAVDETVVVYSNNSSEFKFGIEAFKFIGQHEEVFISCSVILCVAGNPFTRCSQGCINATASPVIHHHHRRAVATETVRHYISQGPLRLKKSTDITVSNMSLNMNLVFIAAVLLVAVGIMCGAVIYTAKRSKVKYQPLPSTDF; encoded by the exons ATGTCTTCCTGCACactcctgctgctcctggtcTCCTGTTCTGGAGCCCTGGCCTCCCACTTCTACGGAGGGACCCTGACCTTCACCCCGAAAGGAAGGAACCCCGATGGATCGTTCAGG GTGGACATCCGCTACAAGCAGACTTACGAGTCCTGCTATCTGTGGAATGAGTGGTACTGTCACAGTGGGGACTGTGGGTACGATAGCAGATTTGAAGTTGCAGAAGTGGACAGCGGTACTAGTGGAGTCAGTTATTATGGAGGCAGGTGGTGTACAATCGAAGcattaatgacaaaaaatattcGAAGCAACCAGCCTTTTGAAATGGG GAAAACAGGGTGTTGTTGGATTTTCAATTCGTTAAGCTATAGTGCATCATGGGCTCTTCTGACACATGTGGACCTTGGGATCAGGTCAGACACTCGGGAACCCAACCGATCTCCAGTGACAGCAGTTCTGCCTTTCATCCG gATACCTCAGAACTGTCCAAGGAGACTTAAATTGCTGGCTCATGACCCCGATAAGGACCAAGTCAGATGCAGATATGGAACAACTCAAAATGAGTGCTTTTACTGCCACCACCACACAGGATTCTACCTGGATGAA aattccTGCACCCTGACTTACCAGTACAACTCCATCCAAAATGCTCATGCCTTTGAGATTGTCCTGGAGGATTTCCCCAGACAACAAATCACTCTGTCTTACACCGATGGCACATTGTCCAGGAAGTCTCCACTAGTGACAGGACAAAAGCAGTGGTACCAGGCCCCTACAACTACAGATGCCCCTACGACTACAGCAGTCGCTACGACACAGTCGTGGTGGAACCGGCTTATCAGCACGCCCGCACCGTACTGGGGAAGCCAACTCTACAGTACACCttccccctggtggtggaacCAACCCAACACTTCACCTGCACCTTACTGGTGGAACCAGCCTGGCACTACAGCCACAACCTCCGCAACTTCAACAACAGCACAGTGGCAGCAGTCCACTACAACCACCCCTTTTCCCACAACACCTTTGCATGCTCCCTCTACGAACCCACTGAGCAAAATCCCACTGCATTTTGCAATCCAAG TTGACCCAGCTGTGCATTCCTGTACTGAGGGGGAACTTCTGCCCCGGTTTCTGCCCCCGACTCCAAGAAATGGAGAATTTCGCAATGCCTCTGTCAATCAGGAACTGGAAATTAGGCTCAAAGCTACAGCAACACAATCATG GGTAAATAACTTCATTATCAGTGGACCTCTGAACATCACAAAGTACAACACTATCGATGGAGCAGATGGAGAATCTCTAATAAGATGGACACCAACTGAAAATGACCTTGGTGATCATGTTCCCATTTGCTTCATTGCAGAGAGTCAATCTGG GTCCAGtatttttcattctgaaatgaGATGCATCATTGTCACCGTTGGACACACATATG GCAAAGCCAATGTGATTTGTAACGAGAACACAATGACAGTGGAATTggagaagtcctcaataattgGACTTCATGAAGATCACCTGCGTCTCAATGATGCCTCCTGCACCCCCATCTCCAACAGCACCCATGTGATCGCTACCATGTCCCTCAGCTCCTGTGGGACAATACTGGAG GAGGACGTGGACAACCTGATCTTCAAAAACGAAATTACGTCATATGACAAACTCGATGGCGTCATTACCAGGAAACACCAGGTGGAGATCGGGTTCTCGTGCACGTACCCCAAGAAGGGCAATGTGTCTCTGGAATTCCGGGCGCACAAGATTCCTTTCGTGTTCACGGAAAAAGGGTTCGGAAAGTTCACCTACCAGTTTGAGTTCTTCCACAGTAACCTGTTCGACCACATGGTGGACCCCAGTACCTACCCAGTAGAGGTGTCCCTGAGAGAGATGCTCTACATGGAAATCAAAGCCACTTCCTCTTTTGCCAACACTGAACTCTTTGTGGAGTCCTGCAGAGCAACCCCTGTTGATGACCCCAACTAtcacattttctatgacataTTTGAAAATGG tTGCGCAGTGGACGAGACAGTGGTGGTCTATTCAAATAACTCTTCAGAATTCAAATTTGGAATTGAGGCCTTCAAGTTCATTGGGCAGCATGAGGAG GTCTTCATAAGCTGCTCAGTCATCCTGTGTGTGGCAGGGAACCCCTTCACCAGATGTTCTCAGGGCTGCATCAATGCCACAGCCTCCCCTGTTATACATCACCACCATAGGAGGGCTGTTGCCACAGAGACGGTCAgacactacatttcccaggggCCTTTGCGTCTAAAGAAGAGCACAGACATCACAG tttccaACATGAGCTTGAACATGAACCTGGTTTTCATCGCTGCTGTTCTCCTGGTCGCGGTTGGAATtatgtgtggagcagtgatttATACAGcaaagaggtcaaaggtcaaatacCAACCACTTCCATCCACTGACTTCTGA